From the genome of Natrinema marinum:
GGCCGTAGATGATGTCGCGGCGCACGTCGCTGGCGAGGTCTTTCGGCGCGAGGTCGAAGTAGCCGCCGTGGTCGCCCGTTTCCGTCGTCGCGCGGCCATCCTCGTCCTCCTCGAAGAGGAAGAACTCCGGCTCGGGCGCGGCGTTGACCGTATAGCCGAGGTCGTCGGCGCGCTCGAGGGCGTTTTTGAGGACGCGACGCGGGTCGCCCTCGAACGGTTCGCCCGTCGAGGTGTCGATGACGTCACAGATCATCCGAGCCGACGCGCCGTCCTCGCGGTTCTGCCACGGGAGGACGGCGAACGTTTCGGGGTCGGGTTTGAGACGCATGTCCGACTCCTGAATGCGAACGAAGCCTTCGATCGAGGAGCCGTCGAAGTAGATGCCCTCGGTAAAGGCCTTCTCAGCCTGGCGGGCCGGCACGGAGACGTTCTTGACCGTCCCCAGAATGTCCGTAAACTGCAGCCGCAGGAAATCGATGTTCTGTTCTTCGATTTCGTCCAGTACGTCTTCTTCCACACCGGTCAGATTTCCGTTCGTCATCTTCTACTCGCGTAGGCCAACGGATTCTAGTATTAAAGCTCTACTGTTGTGGGCGAGTTTCCGCAAATAGTCTCAAAAATGATCGTACGTAATTTGTAATATTCTATATTCGGACTATTGATGACGTTCTCTGAAAAAGTACCCTCTGAATTGGATACGCGTTTATCGGTTATCGAAATGCTTCACATCAGATCGTCCGCTCGAGCGGATCGTTCCGCTTCGATGGGACGCCTTCCGGGCGAGGCGATTAGCTGATATCGTGGCGACGCTGCCGCTCGGTCGTCGACCGAACGCCGACCAGTGCGGCCAGACTCGAGAGGCCGATGTCGACGCTCGCCCGCCAGATCGTCACCGACGTGCACACAGCTCGTTGCCACGCCGTGATCGGCTTCGGAGTCAGGCGGCCGGGTGCCGACGACGGAGCACACGGCCGCTCCGCGAGCGTGGTTCCGCAGACGGGGCAGACGTAGGCGACGTGGCGATCCTGCGAGCGCAGTTCCCAGTCGCCCTCGATGGGGGCAGCGTAGTCGCACTCCCAGCAGAACAGCGTCGCTTTTCGACGCGTCGGCGCACCGTCGGTGCGGTCGGATGCGGGCCGGGTCATCGCGCTGGGGTACGCGCGCCTGCTATAAAATCACCCATAGTCATCGATTCACACAACGCAGCCGTCCGGTGAATCGTCGCTTCGACACCGTTCGTCGATCCGAGCGATGGACGAGATCGGACGACTGCGGCCGGATATCGGTCTGTCGGTTGCTATCCCCGAACCGCCACGTCCGCCACAGGTTTCCCCGACCGGGCCGTACGCCGTGACATGACCGCGACCGACAGACCGACTCGGCTGGCGACCGGCGACGACCTCGACGCCTTCGTCGACTCCCACGACGTGGCGCTCGTGGAGTTTTACACCAGCGGCTGTGCGATGTGTCAGGCGATGGAGCCGGTGCTCGGAAACGTCGCTCGCGCCACTGCCGTCGCGATCGGGATGGTCAACCCTGGCGACGACATCGGACTCGTCGATCGGTTCGACGTCCGATCGGTGCCGACGCTGGTTCTGTTCGAAGACGGGGACGAGACCGCGCGGCTGGCCGAGGGGTTCCAGGGCGGCGACGCGGTCACCGACTTCCTGGCCGATCACGTCCCGACCGCCGTGGAGGCGGAGTGACGCCAGCGGCCGCGTGTCTCGAGTCGCGACGACCGACGCTCGTCCGTGAACGCTTATGGCCGCTCGCCGGCATGCAACGGCTATGACCGCGGGGGAGGGAACCGACCTGCTAGCGCTGCGCTGTGACGCCGTCGCCGATCTGACGAGCGCGGCGCTGGCCGATCTCCTCGAGTACGTCGATCCCGACCTGCTCTACGTCGTCCGGGAGGACACCGACGTTCGAGTCGCGAGCCGGCTCCGCCGCGCGTTCGACGGGCCGGTCGTCGCCGCGGCCGGTCCCGCCGACGTGCGACGCGAGACAGTCGCGGGCGTCTCGTTCGCGTTCGCAAGTTCAGTATCGCTGCTCGACCCCAACGAGGTGGACGGCCCAGAACGGTCGGACGCCGATTTCGTCGTCTGCGACGACATCGCGCCGACGACCGATCCCGTCGCGCTCGAGGCAACCCTCGCCGGCCGCGACGCTCTCGCGCGCTATCGGTCGCGGGCGAGCGAGTCGACGACCTTTCTCACCGGCGCGCTCGAGGCGAGTTACGACCACGTCTGGACGGCGACGGTCGACGGCGAGACCGTCCGGCTACCGGTGCGTGGCGTCGCCCCGCTGCGCCGGTCCGGCGCGGCCGAACTCGCCTGCCTCACCTGCGACCGGAACGGCGCCGCAGCGGTTTCGTCGGTGCCGGCCGACCGGTTCGGGCTGCGGGCGCTGGCCGGTGTCGGCCCGACGACCGCCGAGCGGCTCCGGGCGAACGGGTACGACACGCGCGCGGCCGTCGCCGACGCGACCGAGACGGAGTTGCGATCGATCGAGGGCATCGGCGACGCGACGGCTCGAGAGGTCGTCACCAGCGCCCGCGCGCTCGCGGAGTCACGCGTCGTCCGCCGGAGCGACGAGCCGGTGCCGCCGGTGGCCGAGGGGGCGACGCCGCTGTTCGTCGATATCGAGACCGACGGGCTGCAGCCGACGATCATCTGGCTGATCGGTGTCTACGACCCCGAGCGCGACGCGTACGTCGACTTCGCCGACACCGACCCGGGCCGGGACGACCCCGGCGCGGCGACTCGCGAGTTCGTCTCGTGGCTGGCCGCCGAGTACGACTCCCCGTCGCTCGTCGCGTGGAACGGCCACGCGTTCGACTACGAACACCTCGAGCGTTTCATTACTCGCTATGCGCCCGAGTACCGCGACTACTGGTCCGAGAACGTCTACAGGTACGACCTCTACGACTGGGCCGTCCGCCGGAACAACGCCGTCCTGCCAGGGCGGACGAACCGACTCGAGGACGTGGCCGCGGCGCTTGGCTGCGAGCGATCCGGGCCGGCGGCGGCCCTCGACGGGAAGACGGTGGCCGAGCGGGTTCGACGGCTGCTCGAGGCATCGAGCGACGACGCCGACGGCACAGACGCCGATGGCGAGCCGGCGAGCGCACCGACGATCGACTGGACGGCCGCCCGGAGGTACTGCGAGGCCGACGTGCGCGAACTGGCCGCGGTCGCCGACGCGATCGCGGCGGCCGAGCCGGCGACCGACGGGGATCGAGCGACCGACGGCGAAACGACCCAGACCGGACTCGCGGACTTTTGACCATGCCACCAGACGATACCGACACCACGATCGAGGACGGACTCGAGACCGACTCGGGCGGCCTCGCGCTGACCGCCGAAGAGTTGCGC
Proteins encoded in this window:
- a CDS encoding thioredoxin family protein codes for the protein MTATDRPTRLATGDDLDAFVDSHDVALVEFYTSGCAMCQAMEPVLGNVARATAVAIGMVNPGDDIGLVDRFDVRSVPTLVLFEDGDETARLAEGFQGGDAVTDFLADHVPTAVEAE
- a CDS encoding ribonuclease H-like domain-containing protein, giving the protein MTAGEGTDLLALRCDAVADLTSAALADLLEYVDPDLLYVVREDTDVRVASRLRRAFDGPVVAAAGPADVRRETVAGVSFAFASSVSLLDPNEVDGPERSDADFVVCDDIAPTTDPVALEATLAGRDALARYRSRASESTTFLTGALEASYDHVWTATVDGETVRLPVRGVAPLRRSGAAELACLTCDRNGAAAVSSVPADRFGLRALAGVGPTTAERLRANGYDTRAAVADATETELRSIEGIGDATAREVVTSARALAESRVVRRSDEPVPPVAEGATPLFVDIETDGLQPTIIWLIGVYDPERDAYVDFADTDPGRDDPGAATREFVSWLAAEYDSPSLVAWNGHAFDYEHLERFITRYAPEYRDYWSENVYRYDLYDWAVRRNNAVLPGRTNRLEDVAAALGCERSGPAAALDGKTVAERVRRLLEASSDDADGTDADGEPASAPTIDWTAARRYCEADVRELAAVADAIAAAEPATDGDRATDGETTQTGLADF